A window from Corynebacterium urogenitale encodes these proteins:
- the pgm gene encoding phosphoglucomutase (alpha-D-glucose-1,6-bisphosphate-dependent) has product MHPRAGQPAQAEDLTDIPALLAAYADIRPDHSDPGQRVTFGTSGHRGSSFDGAFNEVHIAATTQAIVDYRRQQNINGPLFIGRDPHALSEPAHTTALEVLAGNDVPTFVDSAGGFVPTPAVSFAILEYNKQLPGGPTGTDAGRADGIVITPSHNPPRDGGFKYNPPTGGPADTDATSWIAERANSYLDAGLQGVHRTTSVESSPSIKKHDFLGAYVNALPQVVNLDAIREAGVRIGADPMGGASVDYWGRIAEEHNLDLTVVNDKVDPAFGFMTLDSDGKIRMDCSSPSAMASLVSAVAGKGAAAFDIATGNDADADRHGIVTPDAGLMNPNHYLAVAIEYLFSHREGWPAKAAVGKTLVSSSMIDRVVEGLGRDLNEVPVGFKWFVPGLVDGSVGFGGEESAGASFLRMDGSVWSTDKDGIIADLLASEILAVTGKTPSQRYAELAEKYGAPAYSRIDAPANREQREILKKLSPSDVTADTLAGGQITSILTEAPGNGAAIGGLKVTTQDAWFAARPSGTEDKYKIYAESFKGAEHVQQVLDEAQVVIDGVLG; this is encoded by the coding sequence ATGCACCCACGCGCAGGACAACCAGCACAGGCAGAAGACCTCACCGACATCCCGGCCCTCCTCGCCGCGTATGCGGACATCCGGCCGGACCACAGCGACCCAGGCCAGCGCGTGACCTTCGGTACCTCCGGGCACCGCGGCAGTTCCTTCGACGGCGCCTTCAACGAGGTGCACATTGCGGCAACCACACAGGCGATCGTGGATTACCGCCGCCAGCAGAACATCAATGGGCCACTGTTCATCGGTCGCGATCCGCATGCCCTATCCGAGCCCGCCCACACCACTGCGCTGGAAGTTCTGGCGGGCAATGACGTGCCGACGTTCGTGGATTCGGCAGGAGGTTTTGTTCCGACGCCAGCAGTCTCCTTCGCCATTTTGGAGTACAACAAGCAGCTCCCTGGGGGCCCGACGGGGACGGACGCGGGGCGTGCTGATGGCATCGTGATTACCCCGTCCCATAATCCGCCGCGTGATGGTGGTTTCAAGTACAACCCTCCGACTGGTGGCCCGGCCGACACGGACGCGACGAGCTGGATCGCTGAGCGTGCGAATTCTTACCTGGACGCGGGTCTGCAGGGCGTGCACCGCACAACGTCCGTCGAGTCCAGCCCGAGCATCAAGAAGCACGACTTCCTGGGCGCGTACGTGAATGCGCTGCCACAGGTGGTGAACCTGGACGCTATCCGAGAGGCAGGGGTGCGGATCGGTGCCGATCCGATGGGCGGCGCTTCTGTCGACTACTGGGGGCGCATCGCAGAGGAGCACAACCTGGACCTCACGGTGGTCAATGACAAGGTTGATCCGGCGTTCGGCTTCATGACCTTAGATTCCGATGGCAAGATCCGCATGGATTGCTCTTCGCCTTCCGCGATGGCGTCTCTCGTGTCGGCCGTGGCGGGCAAGGGCGCGGCGGCGTTTGATATCGCCACGGGTAACGACGCCGATGCGGACCGCCACGGCATTGTCACCCCCGATGCTGGGCTGATGAATCCGAATCACTATCTGGCCGTGGCTATAGAGTATTTGTTCTCCCATCGTGAGGGGTGGCCGGCGAAGGCCGCTGTGGGTAAGACCTTGGTTAGCTCCTCGATGATCGACCGCGTGGTCGAGGGGCTGGGTCGGGACCTCAATGAGGTGCCGGTGGGCTTTAAGTGGTTCGTGCCGGGCCTGGTAGATGGTTCCGTGGGCTTTGGTGGTGAGGAATCCGCGGGTGCATCCTTCCTGCGCATGGATGGTTCGGTGTGGTCCACGGACAAGGACGGCATCATCGCGGATCTGCTGGCGAGTGAGATTTTGGCGGTGACGGGGAAGACCCCGTCCCAGCGCTACGCGGAGTTGGCTGAAAAGTATGGTGCGCCTGCGTATTCGCGCATCGATGCGCCCGCGAACCGCGAGCAGCGCGAAATTCTGAAGAAGCTCTCCCCATCTGACGTGACCGCGGATACCTTGGCGGGTGGGCAGATCACCTCCATCCTCACGGAGGCTCCTGGTAATGGGGCTGCGATCGGTGGTTTGAAGGTGACGACGCAGGACGCATGGTTTGCTGCGCGTCCGTCCGGTACCGAGGATAAGTACAAGATCTACGCGGAGTCCTTCAAGGGCGCGGAGCACGTGCAACAAGTGCTGGATGAGGCGCAGGTCGTCATCGACGGCGTGCTGGGTTAA